In Pseudomonas sp. GCEP-101, one DNA window encodes the following:
- the mtgA gene encoding monofunctional biosynthetic peptidoglycan transglycosylase has translation MRNLLRRLFKIALWFVAISVALVIVLRWVPPPGTMVMVERKVESWFNGQPIDLQRSWRPWEELPDSLKLAVIASEDQKFAEHHGFDVPAIQKALAHNEQGGRVRGGSTISQQVAKNVFLWTGRSWVRKGFEAWFTLLIETFWSKQRILEVYLNSVEWDAGVFGAQAAAQHHFGVDAKRLSQQQASLLAAVLPNPRKWSAGKPGPYVRQRAAWIRQQMWQLGSEYLQRL, from the coding sequence ATGCGAAACCTGCTCCGCCGCCTGTTCAAGATCGCGCTCTGGTTCGTCGCCATCAGCGTGGCGCTGGTCATCGTCCTGCGCTGGGTGCCGCCGCCGGGCACCATGGTGATGGTGGAGCGCAAGGTCGAATCCTGGTTCAACGGCCAGCCCATCGACCTGCAGCGCAGCTGGCGCCCCTGGGAGGAATTGCCGGACAGCCTCAAGCTCGCGGTGATCGCCAGCGAGGACCAGAAGTTCGCCGAGCACCACGGCTTCGACGTGCCGGCGATCCAGAAGGCGCTGGCGCACAACGAGCAGGGCGGCAGGGTGCGCGGTGGCAGCACCATCAGCCAGCAGGTGGCGAAGAACGTCTTCCTCTGGACCGGCCGCAGCTGGGTGCGCAAGGGCTTCGAGGCCTGGTTCACCCTGCTGATCGAAACCTTCTGGTCCAAGCAGCGGATTCTCGAGGTGTACCTCAACAGCGTGGAATGGGATGCCGGCGTGTTCGGTGCCCAGGCCGCCGCCCAGCACCACTTCGGCGTCGATGCCAAGCGCCTGTCGCAGCAGCAGGCCAGCCTGCTGGCCGCCGTGCTGCCCAACCCGCGCAAGTGGAGCGCCGGCAAGCCCGGCCCCTACGTGCGCCAGCGCGCCGCGTGGATTCGCCAGCAGATGTGGCAGTTGGGTAGCGAGTATTTGCAGCGGCTGTAG
- a CDS encoding DUF423 domain-containing protein, with amino-acid sequence MLRTFLMLAAFFGFTGVALGAFAAHGLKSKLTPEYLAVFQTGVHYQMLHALALFGVALLSAHIGGTLVSLAGWAFTVGILLFSGSLYLLTLAGLGVGIITPIGGLFFLIGWALLLVAAFQLG; translated from the coding sequence ATGCTGCGTACTTTCCTGATGCTCGCCGCGTTCTTCGGCTTCACCGGCGTCGCCCTCGGTGCCTTTGCCGCCCACGGCCTGAAGAGCAAGCTCACGCCCGAGTACCTGGCGGTGTTTCAGACCGGCGTGCACTACCAGATGCTGCACGCCCTGGCGCTGTTCGGCGTGGCGCTGCTCTCGGCGCACATCGGCGGCACCCTGGTCAGCCTCGCCGGCTGGGCCTTCACCGTCGGCATCCTGCTGTTCTCCGGCAGCCTGTACCTGTTGACCCTGGCTGGGCTTGGCGTCGGCATCATCACGCCGATCGGCGGGCTGTTCTTCCTGATCGGCTGGGCGTTGCTGCTGGTGGCGGCCTTCCAGCTGGGCTGA
- the thiS gene encoding sulfur carrier protein ThiS, whose product MRIQLNGEPFELPDGHTVANLLERLDLTGKRVAVELNLDIVPRSQHAATALSEGDQVEVVHAIGGG is encoded by the coding sequence ATGCGTATTCAGTTGAACGGCGAACCTTTCGAGCTGCCCGACGGCCACACCGTCGCCAATCTGCTCGAGCGTCTCGACCTCACCGGCAAGCGTGTCGCGGTCGAGCTCAATCTGGACATCGTGCCGCGCAGCCAGCACGCCGCCACCGCGCTGAGCGAAGGCGACCAGGTGGAAGTGGTGCATGCCATCGGCGGCGGCTAG